In Priestia megaterium NBRC 15308 = ATCC 14581, the following proteins share a genomic window:
- the sspO gene encoding small acid-soluble spore protein O: MAKRKSNHVIPGANAASAQGKGAGYNEEFSNEPLTEQQKQNNKKRKKNQ, from the coding sequence ATGGCTAAACGCAAGTCAAACCACGTCATTCCTGGAGCTAACGCGGCTAGCGCTCAAGGAAAAGGAGCGGGTTATAATGAAGAGTTTTCAAATGAACCATTAACGGAACAACAGAAACAAAATAATAAAAAACGCAAAAAAAATCAATAA
- a CDS encoding small acid-soluble spore protein P, protein MNKNSSKDIRRNAPKSNSGQPEPLSGSHKVKNRKHSRQKHNSGHDM, encoded by the coding sequence ATGAACAAAAACAGCAGTAAAGACATCAGAAGAAATGCGCCAAAAAGCAATTCTGGACAGCCAGAACCGCTAAGTGGATCTCATAAAGTGAAAAACCGTAAGCATTCTCGCCAAAAACACAATAGCGGACATGATATGTAA
- a CDS encoding Hsp20/alpha crystallin family protein, translating into MKNKRLPADQMFVKGFQELLEVMLSNPFMSYLDYDSVRIDLFETEQSFIVEAELLGYHPKDIIVQIQADHLQLTAKKYCIREFHDEKQGTLAREQMEESVERTIDFPFPLMNKKITATFSNEILEITISKHETNKSNQQIVPIEFQ; encoded by the coding sequence ATGAAAAACAAGCGTCTGCCAGCAGACCAAATGTTTGTAAAAGGCTTTCAAGAGTTATTAGAAGTCATGCTTTCAAATCCCTTTATGAGTTATTTAGATTATGATTCCGTTCGTATAGATTTATTTGAAACAGAACAATCATTTATTGTCGAAGCTGAATTATTAGGGTATCACCCTAAGGATATTATCGTTCAGATACAAGCTGACCACTTACAGCTGACAGCCAAAAAATACTGCATTAGAGAATTTCATGATGAAAAGCAAGGAACGCTTGCAAGAGAACAAATGGAAGAAAGCGTTGAACGTACAATCGACTTTCCATTTCCATTGATGAATAAAAAAATTACCGCTACATTTAGTAACGAAATCCTTGAAATTACGATTTCTAAACATGAGACAAATAAATCTAATCAGCAAATAGTCCCTATCGAGTTCCAATAA
- a CDS encoding Ku protein, producing MLHTAWKGKISFGLIDIPIKLHGAIEEKDVKLRTLHSVCHTPIHQEKHCQTCGREVESDELVKGYETATGQFVVLSQQEIDSVKEPFAANKAVELLHFVSLDDIDPLFFDKPYYISPGETSLKAYYTLLNALEITNKVGIANVFLYSKQQMAIIRSVGGSLVLHTMHFEEELRSVTDVPNLSSTSSINESDTQVTVELIDKLSTSFNPSIYKNNYRDALQNVIQQKINQGEVTKGSGSEERDIRHLMEMLKVSIDPSTLHPTKSTAEKKTSSLKKKA from the coding sequence ATGCTTCATACTGCTTGGAAAGGTAAAATCAGCTTTGGATTAATTGATATCCCTATTAAACTGCACGGAGCAATTGAAGAAAAAGATGTAAAGCTGCGCACGCTACACTCCGTTTGCCATACACCTATTCATCAAGAAAAACATTGCCAAACGTGTGGACGAGAAGTAGAATCCGATGAACTGGTTAAAGGATACGAAACCGCGACCGGTCAGTTTGTTGTACTTTCACAACAGGAAATTGACAGTGTCAAAGAACCCTTTGCAGCAAACAAAGCTGTTGAATTGTTACACTTTGTATCGTTAGATGACATTGATCCCCTGTTTTTTGATAAGCCCTACTATATTTCTCCTGGGGAAACAAGCCTAAAAGCTTATTATACTTTATTAAATGCACTTGAAATAACGAATAAAGTCGGTATTGCGAATGTATTTTTATATTCCAAACAGCAAATGGCAATTATTCGTTCCGTGGGCGGATCTCTTGTTCTTCACACGATGCATTTTGAAGAAGAGCTTCGTTCAGTCACAGATGTGCCTAACTTATCCAGTACTTCTTCCATTAATGAAAGTGATACACAAGTGACGGTGGAATTAATTGATAAGCTATCTACTTCTTTTAATCCGTCTATTTACAAAAACAACTACCGAGATGCCTTACAAAACGTCATTCAACAAAAAATAAATCAAGGCGAAGTTACAAAAGGCAGCGGAAGCGAAGAACGAGATATTCGACATTTAATGGAAATGTTAAAAGTGAGCATAGATCCTTCTACTTTACACCCGACAAAATCAACAGCAGAGAAAAAAACTTCATCCTTAAAAAAGAAAGCATAA
- a CDS encoding IS3 family transposase (programmed frameshift) — protein sequence MGTRVSYPVEVKLKAIEMRLAGVPVKEVLSQLNIRNHTQLKTWMTWYKNGEMHRFEQPVGKQYSYGKGPEFDSETSKLKAENRQLKQQIENLKKVQGIGKEVVPEIVVNVVEELKGQVPIYQICLHLDIPRSTYYRWKHHKQRATLKKWMEQQVGEQCHKHKFRYGYRKITALLNRTMKINHKFVQRTMQKYGWQCRVKRKKRQRTGQPYQVAENVLNREFRADRPLQKLVTDITYLPFGPKQLYLSSIQDLFNGEIIAYSIGDCQNVAFVLDTLSQLPSLPEGCTLHSDQGSVYTSYAYQQKIKERGITMSMSRKGTPADNASIESFHSSLKSETFYLDELTYTTTTIVEQTVKNYITYYNNARIQTKLNNQSPVQYRQLVV from the exons ATGGGGACAAGAGTCAGTTATCCGGTAGAAGTAAAGTTAAAAGCCATTGAAATGAGATTAGCTGGTGTACCTGTAAAAGAAGTATTATCACAACTGAATATTCGTAATCATACCCAATTAAAAACGTGGATGACATGGTATAAAAATGGGGAAATGCATCGATTCGAACAGCCTGTAGGCAAGCAATATTCGTATGGGAAAGGTCCAGAATTTGATAGCGAGACGTCTAAATTGAAGGCAGAGAACCGGCAGTTAAAGCAACAGATTGAGA ATCTTAAAAAAGTACAAGGAATTGGAAAGGAAGTGGTACCAGAAATTGTAGTGAATGTGGTGGAAGAATTGAAAGGTCAGGTACCTATTTATCAAATTTGTTTACATCTTGATATCCCTCGATCTACTTACTATCGTTGGAAGCACCATAAACAACGGGCTACATTAAAAAAATGGATGGAACAACAAGTGGGTGAACAATGTCATAAACACAAGTTTCGATATGGCTATCGAAAGATTACAGCATTACTCAATCGAACGATGAAGATTAATCATAAGTTTGTGCAGCGTACCATGCAGAAGTATGGTTGGCAATGTCGTGTAAAACGGAAGAAACGTCAGCGAACAGGGCAACCTTATCAGGTTGCAGAGAATGTATTAAATCGTGAATTTCGAGCTGATCGTCCACTTCAAAAACTAGTTACGGATATTACCTACTTGCCTTTTGGACCTAAACAGTTGTATCTTTCAAGTATTCAAGATTTATTTAACGGAGAAATCATTGCGTATTCCATTGGTGATTGTCAAAACGTAGCGTTTGTTTTAGATACGTTAAGCCAACTTCCTTCTTTGCCTGAAGGATGTACGTTGCATAGCGATCAAGGTTCTGTGTACACATCGTATGCTTATCAACAAAAAATCAAAGAAAGAGGCATTACCATGAGTATGTCCCGCAAAGGGACTCCCGCAGATAATGCCTCTATCGAATCGTTTCATTCCTCGCTAAAGTCTGAAACGTTCTACCTTGACGAGTTGACATACACTACGACCACCATCGTAGAGCAAACCGTCAAAAACTATATTACTTACTATAACAATGCCCGTATTCAAACAAAACTAAACAACCAGTCACCTGTACAATATCGGCAACTGGTCGTTTAA
- a CDS encoding DUF2357 domain-containing protein: protein MKYTDTRHFGLIPYVEIETDTCTVVIKGKNKKKIKSAEEVMFFSCTGKGITHVKVLNQTKGMMTSKPPLEPLFFENETYQITVVSKNETSLFVNHDSKAVEQSFQSVGFPYILTGNISFQNEVGYSTFHVYSEREKELSFTLEIFPSKMSYKTDYVHMVDEVNGYIHDLAYDMLRKTYIEAKSVWSKQATWTEFYHVLSHYMKPFLHSVRQIENQPFQSVKVEHELMRGDQIKKQDSRAISFVRTHPTYLASSSRGIKINRNIKVVPTKAIGTRHVSTYDNLENQSVKWMMTQLYHKLTALIDKLIEDRYVKKEAVSALETNHAELKRLLNNAFWQRVKTLQASILPSTLRTAPRYREASRYFMFLTRGLALNGEFYHLSLKDIATLYEYWTYVSLLKKLQTYGKRIEQNIMTTTEQGLNVRMQPSYHRFRVGKAEVTLWYQKAYHHTHTVIQKPDLLLEVKQGEKKSVYLFDAKYRIKPNHDTPSPREEDINTMHRYRDAIVEENGIKPVQTAIVLFPGKAEGYKQHHFYKSIECVGVGALPFLPGEEGLVEEFIEAICTVEPHFFSAE, encoded by the coding sequence TTGAAGTATACGGATACACGTCATTTTGGATTAATACCGTACGTTGAAATTGAAACTGACACGTGTACGGTGGTTATAAAAGGGAAAAATAAGAAAAAAATAAAATCTGCAGAAGAAGTGATGTTTTTTTCTTGTACAGGAAAAGGAATTACACATGTAAAAGTATTAAATCAAACAAAAGGCATGATGACCTCAAAACCGCCGCTTGAGCCTTTATTTTTTGAAAATGAAACCTATCAAATTACAGTTGTTTCTAAAAATGAAACAAGCCTGTTTGTTAACCACGATTCAAAAGCAGTTGAACAAAGCTTTCAAAGCGTAGGATTTCCCTACATTTTGACGGGAAATATAAGCTTTCAAAATGAAGTAGGGTATTCTACATTTCATGTTTACAGCGAAAGAGAAAAAGAGCTCTCCTTTACTCTTGAAATTTTCCCCTCAAAGATGAGCTACAAGACAGATTATGTACACATGGTTGATGAAGTGAACGGATATATTCATGATTTGGCATACGATATGCTTCGTAAAACATATATTGAAGCAAAATCTGTTTGGTCTAAGCAAGCAACATGGACGGAATTTTATCATGTTCTCTCTCACTATATGAAACCCTTTCTTCATTCTGTGCGTCAGATTGAAAATCAGCCATTTCAATCGGTAAAAGTTGAACATGAGCTCATGAGAGGCGATCAAATAAAAAAACAAGATAGCCGTGCTATATCATTTGTCCGAACCCACCCTACCTATCTTGCATCTTCAAGCAGGGGGATTAAAATTAATCGAAATATAAAAGTAGTACCCACAAAAGCGATTGGCACCAGGCACGTGTCTACCTATGATAATCTGGAAAATCAAAGTGTAAAATGGATGATGACGCAGCTGTATCATAAGCTAACTGCACTAATTGACAAATTGATAGAAGATAGATATGTAAAAAAAGAAGCCGTATCGGCTCTAGAAACTAATCATGCCGAATTAAAAAGACTGTTAAATAATGCGTTTTGGCAACGGGTGAAGACCCTACAAGCTTCAATTCTTCCTTCTACACTGCGTACGGCACCCCGCTACCGGGAAGCAAGCAGATACTTTATGTTCTTAACGCGAGGATTGGCTCTTAACGGAGAGTTTTACCACCTTTCATTAAAAGATATCGCAACTCTCTATGAATACTGGACGTATGTTAGTCTTTTAAAGAAGTTGCAAACTTACGGCAAGCGGATAGAACAAAACATCATGACAACGACAGAACAAGGGTTGAACGTTAGGATGCAGCCGTCTTATCATCGTTTTCGAGTGGGGAAAGCAGAAGTCACGCTATGGTATCAGAAAGCATACCATCATACTCATACCGTTATTCAAAAGCCTGACTTACTGCTTGAAGTAAAGCAAGGGGAGAAAAAAAGTGTATATCTTTTTGACGCTAAGTATCGTATCAAACCAAATCACGATACGCCTTCACCTAGAGAAGAAGATATTAATACCATGCATCGTTACCGAGACGCTATTGTAGAGGAAAATGGAATAAAGCCGGTACAAACAGCGATTGTGCTGTTTCCAGGGAAAGCAGAGGGCTATAAGCAGCATCATTTTTATAAAAGTATTGAATGTGTTGGAGTTGGTGCGCTGCCTTTTTTGCCGGGAGAAGAAGGGTTAGTAGAAGAATTTATTGAAGCTATTTGTACGGTAGAACCACATTTTTTCAGCGCTGAGTAG
- a CDS encoding MrcB family domain-containing protein, protein MSLRERLLYVAEHYKQMGGDVLVKHEIENMLTRRLPISLYRLEHINREEMRISGHHAETFPYVTLANKNIESDVMVAYLFSEDGQRIYLVMLRGDSEEGTDLKDIRFFTPEHARVLKDNHIVIGTSMEAKSFEDRVALYLPYNIADLPSNDQLQEDLHLLLSMHEQYIKTYGMSKEMMGDKDAIVHIHEYIRKSGFTYERHDIANAYFALKTKPFIVLSGMSGTGKTKLAQLLADSIGATIENGRQVLIPVRPDWHDSSDLLGYIDLRGDFRRGSFLSIMQQAIQHPAYTYVAILDEMNLARVEHYFSDILSVMESRSWSKEKIKTAPLFPGHKMFRDIYLPSNLLIIGTINMDETTHGFSQKLLDRTNTIELNKIQLDSFDFLDDRDPSQHGIQNVQIQSQYVHLKDAYVEHAELIHEVTNELLTVNEMLIEVDLQIGYRVRDEICFYLIYAVKSGMFTFDQAFDFQVLQKVLPRISGSDGYTFDLLKNLYYYCTNTLLDDEFETAVVNADGMRFPKSARKIMEMMRRFEVYGYTSFWINTVR, encoded by the coding sequence ATGAGTTTGCGCGAGCGGCTGCTGTATGTAGCGGAACATTATAAACAAATGGGTGGAGATGTACTTGTAAAACATGAAATAGAAAATATGCTTACACGCAGGCTTCCGATTTCTCTTTATCGATTGGAGCATATAAATCGAGAAGAAATGCGTATATCGGGACACCACGCTGAAACATTTCCTTACGTGACCCTTGCGAATAAGAATATAGAGAGTGACGTGATGGTCGCGTATTTATTCAGTGAAGACGGTCAGCGTATTTACTTAGTCATGTTGAGAGGAGACTCAGAAGAAGGAACAGATCTGAAAGACATTCGATTTTTTACTCCTGAACATGCCCGCGTATTGAAAGATAATCATATTGTCATTGGTACAAGCATGGAAGCGAAAAGCTTTGAGGATAGAGTAGCTCTTTACCTTCCTTACAATATAGCAGACTTACCTAGCAATGATCAGCTGCAAGAGGACTTGCATTTACTGTTAAGTATGCATGAACAGTATATAAAAACATACGGAATGAGCAAAGAGATGATGGGGGACAAAGACGCCATCGTCCATATTCATGAGTATATTAGGAAATCTGGATTTACATATGAACGACATGATATAGCCAACGCCTACTTTGCTTTAAAGACCAAACCGTTTATTGTTTTATCAGGAATGAGCGGGACAGGAAAAACAAAGCTTGCTCAGCTCTTAGCAGATAGTATCGGTGCCACGATTGAAAATGGAAGACAAGTGCTCATTCCTGTTCGACCCGATTGGCACGATAGTTCAGATTTATTAGGATATATTGATTTAAGAGGAGATTTTCGCAGAGGATCGTTTCTGTCGATTATGCAGCAAGCCATTCAGCATCCAGCTTACACATATGTTGCCATATTGGATGAAATGAACTTAGCTCGAGTTGAGCATTATTTTAGCGACATTTTAAGCGTGATGGAAAGCAGGAGCTGGTCAAAAGAGAAAATCAAAACGGCTCCGTTATTCCCGGGACATAAGATGTTCCGAGATATTTATTTGCCATCCAATCTTCTCATTATCGGTACAATTAATATGGATGAAACAACTCATGGGTTTAGTCAAAAGTTGTTAGATCGTACCAACACAATTGAGTTAAATAAGATTCAACTAGATTCTTTTGATTTTTTAGATGATAGAGATCCGTCTCAGCACGGCATTCAAAATGTACAAATTCAAAGTCAATATGTTCACTTAAAAGATGCGTATGTTGAACATGCTGAGCTCATTCACGAAGTAACAAATGAATTGCTAACTGTCAACGAGATGCTTATAGAAGTCGATTTGCAAATAGGTTACCGCGTACGCGACGAAATATGCTTTTATTTAATTTACGCGGTGAAAAGCGGAATGTTTACATTTGATCAGGCGTTCGATTTTCAGGTTTTGCAAAAAGTTTTGCCTCGTATTTCAGGAAGCGATGGGTACACATTTGATTTATTAAAAAACCTTTATTATTACTGTACAAATACGCTGTTAGATGATGAATTTGAGACAGCTGTCGTAAATGCAGATGGAATGAGATTTCCTAAAAGCGCACGCAAAATAATGGAGATGATGAGACGTTTTGAAGTATACGGATACACGTCATTTTGGATTAATACCGTACGTTGA
- a CDS encoding (2Fe-2S)-binding protein: protein MVDIRTADTLLYVLREKLGLTGAKPGCLNGDCGACTVGINQRPMKSCLMLAAEAEEKEIMTIEGLKSSPMQKAFIEHFAFQCGYCTSGFIMNAHLLSKRHPSGSDDIIKEWLASNICRCTGYKEIEDAVKSVLHFSERE from the coding sequence ATGGTTGATATCCGAACAGCAGATACGCTGCTTTACGTATTAAGAGAAAAGCTGGGCCTTACCGGAGCAAAACCAGGCTGTTTAAATGGAGACTGCGGAGCTTGTACAGTAGGGATAAATCAGCGGCCAATGAAATCCTGCCTCATGTTAGCGGCAGAAGCAGAAGAGAAAGAAATAATGACTATAGAAGGACTGAAGAGTTCACCTATGCAAAAAGCTTTTATTGAACACTTTGCTTTTCAGTGCGGTTATTGTACATCGGGTTTTATTATGAATGCTCATTTGCTTTCCAAACGCCATCCTTCAGGCAGTGACGATATTATAAAGGAGTGGTTGGCTTCCAATATATGCAGATGTACAGGATATAAAGAAATTGAAGACGCAGTAAAATCTGTTTTACACTTTTCGGAGCGCGAGTGA
- a CDS encoding FAD binding domain-containing protein, giving the protein MISFDFEYHKPATVSEAVALFQELENQGKQPRYYAGGTEILTLGRLGLFVTHAVIDIKNIPEFQKAEVDKDWMIFGAGVTLTELEEKNLFPLLSKSASEVADHTARNKITLGGNICGHIFYREAVLPLLLADSQLAVADLSGIKLHSIHDLFQRRLQLKKGELLVQVFVETKYADLPYMSIKERQQWDTGYPLVTVAALKTEENIRVAFSGVCSFPFRSAEVEEVLNQKDIPLEDRLQTALEYIPAPILNDGEGSDRYRKFVIKNLLIDIFKELGGT; this is encoded by the coding sequence ATGATTTCATTTGACTTTGAATATCACAAACCTGCTACCGTTTCAGAAGCAGTTGCCTTATTTCAAGAGTTAGAGAATCAAGGCAAACAGCCGCGTTATTATGCTGGAGGCACTGAAATTCTGACATTGGGCAGGTTGGGTTTGTTTGTTACCCATGCTGTCATTGATATAAAAAATATACCCGAGTTTCAAAAAGCAGAAGTCGATAAAGACTGGATGATTTTTGGTGCAGGTGTAACGTTGACTGAACTGGAAGAGAAAAACTTATTTCCTTTATTAAGTAAGTCTGCTAGCGAAGTGGCTGATCACACGGCTCGAAATAAAATAACGCTGGGAGGAAATATTTGTGGGCATATCTTTTATCGAGAAGCCGTATTGCCGCTCCTTTTAGCGGATAGTCAACTCGCAGTGGCAGATCTCAGTGGAATAAAGCTCCATTCGATTCACGATCTTTTTCAGCGGCGTTTGCAGCTAAAAAAAGGAGAGCTGCTTGTTCAGGTGTTTGTTGAAACAAAGTATGCTGACCTCCCGTATATGAGTATAAAGGAGCGCCAGCAGTGGGATACAGGATATCCACTAGTTACAGTAGCAGCTTTAAAAACAGAAGAAAACATTCGAGTAGCTTTCAGCGGAGTATGTTCGTTTCCTTTTCGATCAGCTGAAGTAGAAGAAGTGCTAAACCAGAAAGACATTCCATTAGAAGATCGACTTCAAACTGCTCTTGAGTATATACCGGCTCCAATTTTAAATGATGGAGAAGGATCGGATCGATATCGCAAATTTGTGATTAAAAATTTATTGATTGATATTTTCAAAGAGCTGGGAGGAACATAA
- a CDS encoding xanthine dehydrogenase family protein molybdopterin-binding subunit: MEVIGKSVIRKDALEKVTGTARYTNDYMFKGSLHAKIVVSPYAHARIQAIDVQAAIAIPGVHAVVTGEHLPLTGEGVRDRRPLAFEKVRYHGEAVVLVVAETPALAERAASSVHIQYEPLPVVHSPSAAIKPDSPLVHEHMHIYKHDETVYPEPGTNVANRVKIRKGNIEEGWQKSELIVEETFSLSPSDHAAMETRSAAAEILPNGLVKIITSSQAPFMVKKLISEYFEIEAGKVIVETPLVGGGYGGKAAVQLELLAYLASKAVGGRLVKILNTREEDMLTSPAHVGLDAKIKLGCSKEGLLQAADILYLFDSGAYADKGTDLSKAAAADCTGPYRLEHVFCDSLCVYTNHPYASPFRGFSHSELLFAFERTMDILAKKAGIDPLEFREKNAILPGDTTPTQVRLTSSSVGNLPECIRRLKQLMKWEEGQRIVHENGLITAKGISCVWKTSTIETNAGSGVILTFNPDGSVNLMSGVIELGTGTKTVLAQILAEKLQMPVERIHVRMEVDTQTTPEHWKTVASRGTFMAGRAVLEAAEDVINQLKKIASCIFRASEEDIEIKNEKVFLRDEPETSLAFKEIVYGYKYPNGNAIGGQIIGRGNYILRGMTYLDKETGAGRPGPEWTVAAEGVEVEYNPRTYRYRIVKAVSVIDIGTVLNEKMARGQVMGAMSMGLSFAGRETFWFDSNGRILNPQLRKYRPLRYGEHPEYVVEFVHTPQLDAAYGARGVGEHGLLGMPASLGNSLTVAAETELNHLPLIPELIWRMKEGNADDFI, translated from the coding sequence GTGGAGGTCATTGGAAAAAGCGTTATTCGAAAAGATGCATTGGAAAAAGTAACGGGTACGGCTCGATATACAAATGATTACATGTTTAAAGGCTCCCTGCATGCCAAAATAGTAGTCAGCCCTTACGCTCATGCAAGGATTCAAGCAATAGACGTCCAAGCGGCGATTGCTATTCCCGGTGTTCACGCGGTTGTGACGGGTGAGCATTTGCCGTTAACCGGGGAAGGAGTTCGTGACCGGCGACCGCTTGCATTTGAAAAAGTGCGGTATCACGGAGAAGCCGTAGTCCTAGTAGTAGCAGAAACTCCTGCGCTCGCTGAGCGTGCGGCGAGTTCTGTTCATATTCAATATGAACCGTTGCCTGTCGTACATTCTCCTAGCGCCGCTATTAAGCCTGATTCTCCTTTAGTGCATGAACATATGCACATCTACAAGCATGATGAAACGGTGTATCCAGAGCCCGGCACCAACGTAGCAAACAGAGTTAAAATTCGAAAAGGCAATATAGAAGAAGGTTGGCAAAAAAGTGAGTTAATAGTTGAAGAAACATTTTCTCTATCTCCTTCAGATCACGCGGCAATGGAAACAAGAAGCGCCGCTGCTGAAATCCTTCCAAATGGATTAGTTAAAATTATCACTTCTTCTCAAGCTCCTTTTATGGTGAAAAAATTAATCAGTGAGTACTTTGAAATTGAAGCGGGAAAAGTGATCGTTGAAACACCGCTAGTAGGAGGAGGGTATGGAGGAAAAGCAGCTGTTCAGCTGGAGCTGCTTGCTTATCTAGCTTCAAAAGCTGTGGGTGGAAGGCTGGTTAAAATATTGAACACAAGAGAAGAAGATATGCTTACTTCGCCTGCTCACGTAGGTCTAGATGCCAAAATCAAGCTAGGTTGTTCTAAAGAGGGACTCTTGCAGGCTGCTGACATTCTTTATTTGTTCGACAGCGGTGCTTACGCAGATAAAGGAACGGACTTGAGTAAAGCAGCAGCAGCTGACTGTACGGGACCTTATCGTCTTGAACATGTTTTTTGTGATTCATTATGTGTATATACAAATCACCCTTACGCTTCTCCATTTCGAGGATTTAGCCATTCGGAACTATTATTTGCGTTTGAGCGCACGATGGACATCCTTGCTAAAAAAGCAGGTATAGATCCTTTGGAGTTTAGAGAAAAAAACGCTATTCTGCCGGGCGATACTACGCCTACGCAAGTACGTTTAACTTCTAGCAGCGTTGGTAACTTACCGGAATGTATTCGTCGCTTGAAGCAGCTAATGAAATGGGAGGAAGGGCAGAGAATAGTTCATGAAAACGGCCTTATTACTGCCAAAGGGATTAGCTGCGTCTGGAAAACCTCCACTATTGAAACAAACGCAGGTTCAGGTGTTATTCTCACATTCAATCCTGATGGAAGCGTGAATTTAATGTCTGGCGTTATTGAATTAGGCACGGGGACCAAAACAGTGCTCGCGCAAATACTGGCTGAAAAATTGCAGATGCCCGTGGAACGTATTCATGTGCGAATGGAAGTAGATACTCAAACGACTCCTGAACATTGGAAAACGGTGGCTAGCAGAGGCACTTTTATGGCAGGAAGAGCGGTTTTAGAAGCGGCTGAAGATGTGATTAACCAATTAAAAAAGATAGCTTCTTGTATATTTCGAGCTTCTGAGGAAGATATCGAAATAAAAAATGAAAAAGTTTTTTTACGGGATGAGCCTGAAACCTCCTTGGCCTTTAAAGAAATTGTATATGGTTATAAATATCCGAACGGAAATGCAATTGGAGGGCAAATCATAGGGAGGGGCAATTATATTTTAAGAGGGATGACCTACTTGGATAAAGAAACGGGAGCTGGGCGTCCCGGTCCTGAATGGACGGTAGCAGCTGAAGGAGTTGAAGTGGAATATAACCCTAGAACGTATAGATATCGTATTGTAAAAGCAGTCTCTGTTATTGACATAGGAACCGTGTTAAACGAGAAAATGGCAAGAGGGCAAGTCATGGGTGCGATGAGTATGGGCCTATCGTTTGCCGGAAGAGAAACATTTTGGTTTGATTCAAATGGTCGTATTTTAAACCCTCAGCTTCGGAAATATCGTCCTCTTCGCTACGGAGAGCATCCGGAGTACGTAGTAGAATTTGTTCATACGCCTCAATTAGATGCGGCCTACGGAGCTAGAGGAGTCGGAGAACACGGGCTGCTTGGTATGCCGGCTTCTTTAGGAAACAGCTTAACGGTGGCAGCAGAAACAGAATTAAACCACCTTCCGCTTATTCCAGAATTAATTTGGAGAATGAAAGAAGGGAATGCTGATGATTTCATTTGA
- a CDS encoding NTP transferase domain-containing protein, which produces MSGLNIVAVYLAAGASKRMGRNKLLLPLGNGCLGSKALRKVVSSKVNHTIVVTKKGDQLEWVDPTLFSEAYQKKWSHTSCSSALKGQSASLKCGLKKAKELNADAIIVLLADQPLISIVLIDTFVSLFENHSSVPFISSFYQGIARAPVLFSKQMFSSLDKLQGDQGARKIIRQSGPENGILYEWTDACLFMDVDTKQAYERIKKIYKEKSRLF; this is translated from the coding sequence ATGTCCGGATTAAATATTGTTGCTGTTTATCTTGCCGCGGGAGCTAGTAAAAGGATGGGCAGAAATAAGTTGCTGCTGCCTTTAGGTAATGGGTGTTTGGGAAGTAAGGCTTTACGAAAAGTGGTTTCTTCAAAAGTAAATCATACGATAGTAGTAACAAAGAAAGGAGATCAACTTGAGTGGGTTGACCCTACTCTTTTTTCAGAAGCATATCAGAAGAAGTGGAGTCATACTTCTTGTAGTAGCGCTTTAAAAGGTCAGTCTGCGTCTTTAAAATGCGGATTAAAAAAAGCAAAAGAACTAAACGCTGATGCTATTATTGTGCTGTTGGCGGATCAGCCTCTTATAAGTATCGTGCTGATAGATACATTTGTTTCTTTGTTTGAGAATCACTCTTCCGTTCCGTTTATTTCATCTTTTTATCAAGGAATTGCCAGAGCACCGGTTTTATTTTCAAAACAAATGTTTTCAAGCTTGGATAAGCTGCAAGGAGATCAAGGGGCAAGAAAAATCATAAGACAAAGCGGACCTGAAAATGGAATATTGTATGAATGGACCGACGCTTGCCTTTTTATGGATGTTGATACAAAACAAGCGTATGAGCGCATTAAAAAGATATACAAAGAGAAAAGTCGACTGTTTTGA